The following coding sequences lie in one Moritella viscosa genomic window:
- a CDS encoding putative regulator, GGDEF family protein: MGNKDPLNHVLIAAIQHLPIGIFWKDTKGQYLGCNKHCLELFDLPSEQFIIGKTDVQLKPAFKEKKLPNDELYQTDQQALKYGRSVIAKKMTMETIYGDGQYEITKIPLKNKTGEIIGLLGIAVDVSSKFRSEQKLQEKTALLNSIFDALPDSVIYKDMQGRVVECNRAALKLANKKKADVIGKTIGQLLPETTAKLSISYDSQLKPNYKSVNYKMEFTLEGRDVYVDVHKHPVIKNNELVGTVSISRDMKERRITLQKIDTLTKQDQLTNLLNRTTFLKKLDKIKSDSKWGMLLIDIKKLGYINSHHGTDIGDQVLFYVGEAIKKIAPEHAYLARIQGDRFSILSDQVSSSKQLDDLCNTLTNRLNKKIAIQGHVIDLAICIGAANYPYSIQNTKQLLTCSEQALQRSRKHPEQSYSLFNPVLEAHADAERRLTEDLKYAIQKKNIDLYYQPIIDSKTKVVLGVEALTRWHHPEQGLIMPIKFIALAEKNNLIGQLGEVVLEKACQQLAQWRAHDIDIFMAVNLSPIQFNDPQLINKIKYCIDYYQVPAHRLEIEVTESALMESNKTADQMLEELIKLGVRLSIDDFGTGYCSLSYLKNMPAHKIKIDKSFVDELEIDKTTTAITRSVISLARELNITVTAEGIEEESQMEWLQAQQCDQLQGYLFSRPLPSDKFCLWYKKHHATHNNMTYLQHTETTLSMPVL; encoded by the coding sequence ATGGGCAACAAGGATCCGCTGAATCACGTATTAATTGCCGCTATTCAGCATTTACCTATTGGTATCTTTTGGAAAGATACCAAAGGTCAATACCTTGGTTGTAATAAACACTGTCTGGAATTATTTGATCTCCCCTCCGAACAGTTCATTATAGGCAAAACAGACGTTCAGCTAAAACCTGCATTCAAAGAAAAAAAACTCCCCAACGACGAACTCTATCAAACCGACCAGCAAGCGTTAAAATACGGGCGTAGTGTCATTGCAAAAAAAATGACCATGGAAACCATATACGGCGATGGTCAATATGAAATAACCAAGATTCCCCTTAAAAACAAAACAGGTGAAATCATTGGCTTACTTGGTATTGCCGTGGATGTCTCCAGTAAATTTCGTTCCGAGCAGAAGCTGCAAGAAAAAACCGCATTACTTAATTCTATTTTTGATGCCCTGCCAGATTCTGTCATATACAAAGACATGCAAGGACGTGTGGTCGAGTGCAACCGTGCCGCACTTAAGTTGGCCAACAAAAAAAAAGCCGATGTGATTGGTAAAACCATTGGACAATTATTGCCTGAAACAACAGCTAAATTAAGTATCAGCTATGATAGTCAACTCAAACCAAATTATAAAAGTGTCAATTATAAGATGGAGTTCACACTCGAAGGCCGAGACGTATACGTGGATGTACATAAGCACCCAGTCATTAAAAATAATGAATTAGTCGGGACGGTCAGTATATCTCGCGATATGAAAGAGCGCCGTATTACCTTGCAAAAAATTGATACATTAACGAAACAAGATCAACTCACAAACCTATTAAATCGCACCACGTTTCTGAAAAAACTCGATAAAATAAAATCAGATTCTAAGTGGGGTATGCTACTCATCGATATCAAAAAACTGGGATATATAAACAGCCATCATGGTACCGATATTGGGGATCAAGTACTATTTTATGTCGGCGAGGCAATAAAAAAAATAGCACCTGAACATGCTTACTTAGCACGAATTCAAGGTGACCGATTTTCGATTCTTAGTGATCAAGTCAGTAGCTCTAAGCAACTTGATGATTTATGTAATACATTAACAAATAGGCTTAACAAAAAAATTGCGATTCAAGGGCATGTTATTGATCTGGCCATTTGCATTGGCGCAGCCAATTACCCTTACAGTATTCAAAATACCAAACAACTGCTGACTTGCAGTGAACAAGCCTTACAGCGTTCACGTAAACACCCAGAGCAGAGCTACAGTTTGTTTAATCCCGTCTTAGAAGCACATGCCGATGCAGAAAGACGACTGACAGAAGACTTAAAATACGCCATACAAAAGAAGAACATCGACTTATATTACCAACCCATTATTGATAGTAAAACCAAAGTTGTATTGGGTGTTGAAGCGCTTACGCGTTGGCATCATCCTGAACAAGGGCTTATTATGCCGATTAAATTCATTGCGCTTGCCGAAAAAAATAACTTAATTGGGCAGCTTGGTGAAGTCGTATTAGAAAAAGCCTGCCAGCAATTAGCCCAATGGCGTGCTCACGATATCGATATTTTTATGGCCGTCAACTTGTCACCGATTCAATTTAATGATCCACAGCTCATCAATAAAATTAAATACTGCATCGACTATTACCAGGTACCAGCACACCGGCTCGAAATAGAAGTCACTGAAAGCGCCCTAATGGAATCAAACAAGACCGCAGACCAAATGCTAGAAGAATTAATAAAACTCGGCGTGCGTCTTTCTATTGATGATTTTGGTACAGGTTATTGTTCATTGTCTTATCTAAAAAATATGCCTGCACATAAAATAAAAATAGATAAATCTTTTGTGGATGAATTAGAAATAGATAAAACGACAACAGCAATAACACGCTCTGTGATCAGCCTAGCAAGAGAATTAAACATTACAGTCACAGCAGAAGGAATCGAGGAAGAATCACAAATGGAATGGCTACAAGCACAACAATGTGATCAACTTCAGGGGTATTTATTTAGTCGCCCGTTACCGAGCGACAAATTTTGTCTATGGTACAAAAAACACCATGCCACACACAATAATATGACTTATCTACAACACACAGAAACAACGCTGTCTATGCCAGTACTATAA
- a CDS encoding putative exported protein — protein sequence MKLLAKVALTAALISGVAQAGVVVIANPTGPDSLSKSQVSKLYLGKSKKLPNGAKAEVIEQATGSFIRGEFHASVTGKSDSQLQAYWSRLIFTGKGKPPKTIGSSALIKSQVASRTNAIAYIDSSEVDDSVKVVFTP from the coding sequence ATGAAATTATTAGCTAAAGTTGCCTTAACAGCAGCATTGATATCTGGCGTAGCACAAGCGGGTGTTGTGGTTATTGCTAACCCAACAGGCCCTGACTCGTTATCGAAATCACAAGTATCTAAATTATATTTAGGTAAGTCGAAAAAATTACCAAACGGCGCAAAAGCTGAAGTGATTGAGCAAGCGACAGGTAGCTTTATCCGAGGAGAATTTCACGCAAGTGTTACTGGTAAGAGTGACTCACAGTTACAAGCTTATTGGTCTCGTTTAATATTTACTGGTAAAGGCAAGCCGCCGAAGACAATTGGCTCATCAGCATTGATCAAAAGCCAAGTGGCGTCACGTACTAACGCGATTGCTTATATCGATTCGTCAGAAGTCGATGATTCAGTAAAAGTGGTCTTTACACCTTAA
- a CDS encoding putative lipoprotein: MKKIFIMLPLAVACASQFATAATTDAQRLAQLEQELAILQEVSSYDSLSDRMTVNGFFTGKVGVASNDAGYNGYDKDADFSEGSKLGLQGSFALTEQTKIVAQLVARGNDDWSTEMEWAFLSHDFDNGFVTRIGRLRVPLYMYSDYLEVGYAQPWATPPSELYSIVPLSSFDGVDAIYDFDFSDVAVTLQASYGHADRDTGALGEVDYKDILGASASFSYEEWVFRTTYYQTTLDSKNGASFFDKEDSYFAGIGLSYDDGSLLAISEFAVSDVEGNYSDTKSGYITLGYRISDFTPYVSYAFLETTDDSERAPGYESSFNWKRNAYSIGTRYDINSNLALKADVTYATNFGDTSGGMTPNIADSNDDTIVYTISFDAVF; encoded by the coding sequence ATGAAAAAAATATTTATCATGCTACCGCTGGCCGTTGCCTGCGCTTCGCAATTTGCGACTGCGGCAACAACGGATGCACAGCGTCTTGCCCAGCTCGAACAAGAACTTGCGATCTTACAAGAGGTGAGTTCTTATGATTCGTTATCTGATCGGATGACCGTTAATGGTTTTTTCACTGGTAAAGTAGGTGTTGCTAGTAACGATGCTGGATATAATGGATACGATAAAGATGCTGATTTCTCTGAAGGCAGCAAACTTGGTCTGCAAGGTTCGTTCGCACTAACTGAGCAAACAAAAATTGTTGCTCAGTTAGTTGCTCGTGGTAATGATGATTGGTCTACCGAAATGGAATGGGCATTTTTAAGCCATGATTTTGATAATGGCTTTGTCACACGTATCGGTCGTCTGCGTGTGCCACTGTACATGTATTCTGATTATCTAGAAGTGGGCTATGCACAACCTTGGGCAACGCCTCCAAGTGAACTTTACAGTATTGTGCCACTGTCATCTTTTGATGGTGTTGATGCTATTTATGATTTTGATTTTAGTGATGTTGCAGTCACACTACAAGCAAGCTATGGCCATGCTGATCGTGATACGGGTGCGCTTGGCGAAGTTGACTACAAAGATATTCTCGGTGCTTCAGCATCATTTTCTTATGAAGAGTGGGTGTTCCGTACGACTTATTATCAAACCACACTTGATAGTAAGAACGGAGCAAGCTTTTTTGATAAAGAAGATAGCTATTTTGCTGGTATTGGTCTGAGTTATGATGACGGTTCACTACTTGCTATCTCTGAGTTTGCGGTTTCTGATGTAGAAGGTAATTATTCAGATACTAAATCTGGTTATATTACCCTAGGGTACCGTATTAGTGATTTCACTCCCTACGTGAGTTATGCTTTCCTTGAAACAACAGATGATAGTGAGAGAGCCCCTGGATACGAATCAAGCTTTAACTGGAAGCGTAATGCTTACAGCATTGGTACGCGTTATGACATTAACTCAAACCTCGCATTAAAAGCCGATGTTACTTATGCAACTAATTTTGGTGATACCTCAGGTGGTATGACTCCAAATATAGCTGATAGTAACGACGATACTATCGTTTACACCATTTCATTTGATGCCGTATTTTAA